From a single Maylandia zebra isolate NMK-2024a linkage group LG3, Mzebra_GT3a, whole genome shotgun sequence genomic region:
- the LOC105941406 gene encoding uncharacterized protein LOC105941406 → MSVKVTVSGADSSSSPVWLMVGLVCGVSLIIILLLLLCRCRQSKCADKPPDVIYSNIELENFGNKWKHHKPEQSAVYSEVKTGAAEDSLMYAEVKQPKKEKAKKNKGKSSPAADAAVYSEVTSGSSLSNSAAMQADLFFTLLNVFSS, encoded by the exons ATGTCAGTTAAAG TAACTGTGTCAGGAGCTGACAGCTCTTCATCTCCTGTGTGGTTGATGGTTGGACTGGTTTGTGGAGTCTCTCTCATTATTATTCTCCTGCTCTTGTTGTGTCGCTGCAGACAGTCCAAGT GTGCAGATAAACCCCCAGATGTCATTTACTCTAATATTGAACTGGAAAACTTTGGAAATAAGT GGAAGCATCATAAACCAGAGCAGAGTGCTGTTTACTCTGAGGTGAAGACGGGAGCTGCAG AGGACAGTCTGATGTATGCTGAGGTCAAAcagcccaaaaaagaaaaagccaagaaaaacaaag GAAAATCAAGTCCTGCAGctgatgcagcagtttattctgAAGTCACATCAGGAAGCTCTCTCAGTAATTCTGCTGCCATGCAGGCTGATTTATTCTTCACATTATTAAATGTCTTCAGCTCATAA